Proteins co-encoded in one Nicotiana sylvestris chromosome 7, ASM39365v2, whole genome shotgun sequence genomic window:
- the LOC104223126 gene encoding uncharacterized protein → MASLTVLLRHSGKWNDEGNYIDFSIKGILIKEYVSFNDLVASIFNQLGMDLSSKTIKIQYKVEGIFTPIEIHNDMSYTVYVELKKENREFGMYPLCITTIEKDLISGGSLNQGDIVQIDEGIQMYDFDTDDTLTIDFVNSGEAIRVFELHKDLIISKTNQKEVVAGQVYKDKDTLKEVMENYAIAQRFQFRVDRSNAISYALLCISEDCEWRFKASSINKSEQFKVREFNDNHTCPLKDKVYEQRQASNSLIGGMIRPKLTNHKRKYTPRDIIDDVKSDLGVYVSYMLAWRAKKKAMNFLRGEPADSYKKLPGYLYTMDMTYPGSHIRMVKSPKNEFMYVYISLYAFIRGFDHCRPIVVVDGSHQKSYYNETFVLASTLDGAGHILPLTYGVIDSENDVAWTWFFEQFKIAYCERENMCIVSDRNESIIKSVSRVYPNVPYFACIWHLWNNVYKKFKKSHAKLSEIYFSMAKACTQAEFDSLMEKVEKVDIRVKEYLEFSWLRKVD, encoded by the exons ATGGCAAGTTTAACAGTTTTGTTGCGTCATTCTGGCAAGTGGAACGATGAGGGCAATTATATCGATTTTTCAATTAAGGGAATACTGATAAAGGAGTATGTCTCCTTTAATGATCTGGTTGCTTCAATTTTTAATCAACTGGGTATGGATTTGAGCTCAAAGACCATTAAAATACAATACAAAGTAGAAGGAATTTTCACGCCAATAGAAATACACAATGATATGAGTTACACAGTGTATGTAGAATtgaaaaaagagaacagagaatttGGGATGTATCCTTTATGCATAACAACTATCGAAAAAGATCTTATATCCGGAGGTAGTTTAAATCAAGGCGACATTGTGCAAATAGACGAAGGAATTCAAATGTACGATTTCGATACAGATGATACACTGACCATAGATTTTGTCAATTCAGGAGAAGCGATTAGAGTGTTCGAACTCCACAAGGATTTGATAATTTCAAAAACTAATCAAAAAGAGGTTGTGGCTGGACAAGTTTATAAGGATAAGGATACATTGAAAGAGGTGATGGAGAATTATGCTATAGCTCAAAGGTTTCAATTCCGGGTTGATAGGTCTAATGCTATCAG CTATGCATTATTATGTATTTCAGAAGATTGTGAATGGAGGTTTAAGGCTTCAAGCATTAACAAATCAGAACAATTCAAAGTGAGAGAATTCAATGATAACCATACATGTCCGCTGAAGGACAAGGTGTATGAGCAGAGGCAGGCTAGTAACAGCCTTATAGGTGGTATGATAAGGCCTAAGCTTACAAACCATAAGAGGAAATACACTCCAAGggatattattgatgatgtgaaatCAGATTTAGGTGTATATGTTAGCTACATGTTGGCGTGGAGGGCTAAAAAAAAGGCAATGAACTTTCTGAGAGGTGAACCGGCTGATTCATACAAAAAATTACCAGGATACTTATATACAATGGATATGACATATCCAGGTTcccacataagaatggtaaaatcgCCAAAAAATGAATTCATGTACGTGTATATATCCTTGTATGCCTTTATAAGGGGGTTTGATCATTGTAGACCCATTGTTGTTGTggatggaagtcaccaaaaatcTTACTACAACGAGACATTCGTTTTGGCAAGCACGTTGGATGGTGCAG GTCATATATTGCCACTAACATATGGTGTTATTGATTCAGAGAACGATGTTGCTTGGAcgtggttctttgagcaattcaagatagCATACTGTGAAAGGGAAAACATGTGCATTGTTTCAGATAGAAATGAGAGTATCATTAAATCTGTATCGAGAGTGTATCCAAATGTACCGTATTTTGCTTGTATATGGCATCTATGGAACAACGTATATAAGAAATTCAAAAAGAGCCATGCCAAGTTGAGCGAGATATACTTCTCGATGGCAAAAGCATGTACACAAGCTGAATTTGACAGTCTGATGGAGAAGGTGGAGAAGGTAGATATTAGGGTGAAAGAATACTTAGAGTTTAGCTGGTTACGAAAAGTGGACTAG
- the LOC138874071 gene encoding uncharacterized protein, translating into MPSNIAESINAALVSARELPIYDFLEEVRKMFGRWNCSKRKEATQTYTTLGKKYQEMLTLNEAMSTRMTVVPSTEYLHTVNDGGRNYTVCMLERKCVCGRFQVDELPCPHAWVVLKSKFLMPEEYCSNYYKSNTIVMTYDLLMYPLPSRNDWNIPEHVAEEVVLPPKWKRPPGRPKKKRDKTLSELLQLKNQHSCSICGQGGHNNGTCRNAPRNK; encoded by the exons ATGCCGTCAAATATTGCTGAGTCAATCAATGCCGCACTAGTTTCAGCAAGGGAATTGCcaatatatgacttcctcgaagAAGTTAGGAAGATGTTTGGACGTTGGAATTGTAGTAAACGTAAAGAAGCTACACAGACATACACGACGCTTGGAAAAAAATACCAGGAGATGCTGACTTTGAATGAGGCAATGTCTACACGTATGACT gtGGTACCATCAACTGAATACTTACATACGGTTAATGATGGTGGGAGGAATTACACAGTCTGCATGTTAGAGAGAAAATGTGTTTGTGGGAGGTTCCAAGTTGATGAATTGCCATGCCCACATGCTTGGGTTGTATTGAAGAGCAAGTTTCTAATGCCAGAAGAATATTGCTCTAACTATTACAAATCAAATACAATTGTAATGACATACGATTTGCTAATGTACCCGCTACCAAGCAGAAATGACTGGAATATACCAGAACATGTTGCAGAGGAGGTTGTACTACCACCTAAATGGAAAAGACCTCCTGGAAGGCCAAAGAAGAAGCGCGATAAAACTTTAAGTGAATTGCTGCAGCTGAAAAATCAACATTCATGTAGCATATGTGGGCAGGGAGGACATAACAATGGAACGTGTAGAAATGCTCCACGTAATAAATAG